The window TTTAGATATCTGGTTAAAAGATGTAGTGAATTTAGCTGGACTTGATGTATTCCTTGACTTTGACCATAATCGTTTAGAGGTATTAGATGATAATCCAGCAGAAGAGGGCATACAAATTACTCAAGGACCTTTTCCTCCACAGGCATCATTACTTTATGCCGCTGCTACCAATACTATCGGACAGATTGCCTATAGCCTGATTTTAGTCCCTGCCACTAATACCGCAGATGGCTCAGGGATATTAGCAAAAATTAGATTTAAATCTAAAGCACCAGGGACTGCTACTATCTCCTTTGTCTTTGATAAACCTGATAACCGTTGGACGGTGCTTAAAGATAGTGATAATCAACCTATTCCAGTTACTACTTATGGAGGCACTGTAACTATCTATGAGTATGGTAGTATGGAGGGATATGTAATAATTGACCCACCAAAGGATACAGGCACTAATGCCGGCATTTCAATTACCCTTGCAGGCGTAGGAACAACCAGTACC is drawn from bacterium and contains these coding sequences:
- a CDS encoding dockerin type I domain-containing protein codes for the protein LDIWLKDVVNLAGLDVFLDFDHNRLEVLDDNPAEEGIQITQGPFPPQASLLYAAATNTIGQIAYSLILVPATNTADGSGILAKIRFKSKAPGTATISFVFDKPDNRWTVLKDSDNQPIPVTTYGGTVTIYEYGSMEGYVIIDPPKDTGTNAGISITLAGVGTTSTAIGGYYTFLEVIPGTYTLQADTFGVSPATITGIIVYPGTKTQVATLTLLNGDSNNDGVVDIEDFMVLRNAYLSIIGDERWNKEADYNGDERINIDDAMILRNSFFKTQPSPAPAPPAPAPPVKLPHKLAKTKLTFSPSAIDTFVGATFSVNLSS